tttcaTATTAGCAGGCAcccaacttgtagtttgtttatcatcatcggtgggcaaactcaatataactgaatctgaatcagttgatgaaccatgagccttagctactgagattctccatacaaaaggattcaattttttactgaccagcctagctgattcagcgtcaCTTGCGACACATTACCTAAAATATGACTATAGTCTTACGTCtatggtataatcttcacaaCCATACATCTTGCTAGCATGGCCggccacaaacacaatacaacataaacacaatacaactgtcGGAGAGAAGTGttagaggagagacgtaagtctgtagaagaggtatttaaagagagtaaacaattgctatatttgCTGGGtgatacaccagcacaatacttgttttgttgctgtttattatttgtttatttgtttggccaacgcgccttttgttttgtgtattttgtttgttgagatcttttatttgttttctgtttaataaaatactgactgCTGTTGCGTTCAATTTCCCTGCCAGTCACTGCTTGGTGTATATCCCAGCAAGTATAGCAACTGTTTACTCTCTTTAACTACCTCTTCTacagacttacatctctcctctgacactctgtCCCgacgcagacagctgcaggtttttataaagGTGACCACTTCCCGatttagcaacaattaatcaatgaataaacttgggagatggccaccttctgcaagaGGTgtttatgaatggggattttaaccccattcatgtgactataTTATGACTGGCGAAAAGCAACAGATAATAAATCGGACGGCTTTCGCCTGTCcgcacaaaacaaaaatacatacactaaaaacactaataataaccataataataataataataataataataataataattaaaccgcgcacacatgtatataggggcgggacactccaccacaatCCCTTTAACGTGTCAGCaggtataaaaacaaaatgaaaccttttaaaatcatgtcacttttacaacaaaaaaacaatgtcttcCCACCTACATCAGTCACCCAGTCACTACAGTAAAATGCAATGACATTGTGAAAAGCATTGTGCATTGTGATTGCTGGTAAATTAAAGTATGACTTGGGTTTAGCTCTGTCTGCAGCTCAAAAGCTGTCTTTACAACTTCTTAGCTCTGTAGTGACATACTTTAGTGTCTGAACCTGAGTGCTCTCTATTACTTTCTAATGTCTCTTCTTCATTATCAGAATCTTAACTTGAAAACAGTCTCTGCGCTCAACCAGCTGCAGTACCACATCAACACTGCCTTGCAGTCCAGGAGCCCACACCGGGGCATCAGGAACTTGTCTCAGTGCAGCTACCCTTCACAGGAGCGGAGCCAAGATGAGATCACCGAGGAGAAACTCCTGCTGGGGTTGATCGCCTGGCCCGACTCCCCCAGGAGGAGCGCCCCCTTCAAGTGGAGTACCAGCCCCTTTACCAGCTCCTTTTTCATCCTCAACTCCCGCATACAGTTCAGAGTGGGTGAGCAATTGGAGGTGATGGTCCGAATGTACGACTTCCAGGGCAAGGCCAAGCAGCACGGGGGCGACTTCCTGCTGGCGCGCATCCACTCCCCGGAGCTGAAGGCAGGGGCTGTCGGCAAAGTGGTGGACCACCAGAACGGCTTCTACTCGGTGTACTTTGTCCTGCTGTGGGCCGGCGTGCTGCGGGTCTCAGTCACCCTGGTACACCCCAGCGAGGCCGTGCAGGTGCTAAAGAGGCTGCGTGAGGAGCGGCCCGACCGCGTGTATTTCAAGAGCACCTTCTGCTCCCTGGACTCCTTCGAGACCACCGAGTGCAACTTGTGTCTACCCTCCTCCCCCCGGCCACTCTGCAACTTCACCGACCCCCACACTGGCGAACCCTGGTTCTGCTACAAACCCAAGCTGCTGTCCTGCAATACCCGCGTCGACCACAGCAAGGGCGGCTACTTGAAACACCTCCTCACTGGCAGAGAGAGCCTGTTTTTTCAGAGGTACctgccctttatttatttattttgagctgtcaattaaatattaagaaacaGCAGGCTATTTCTTGAGCTTCTTCTGTCTTCTCATAAGGGGGACCTTTGTCAAATCAACATTTGAACCGATGTAAAGGTTTACAGAAGCaaagtattgacagtgttatCTAATAAAAATGAAGCTAACAAAGAGTTGACATAAATCCTTCAGTCCAAAATCATCAATTACTATACCACATTGTGTTTGAATTTAATGTCGTAGAGGATCAATTTAAAGGAGAGTAAAACTTGGCACCTACTTAACAACTGTGTTGGTCCCTGGTGACTCACAGGGTAAAGGCACTGCTGCGTTTGGGAGGTGTATCAACTAGGGAGTGTTCATCTATCGTTATTCAGCGACTCCTACTGGTCATCCACCCAATGTGGCTTCCAAGGCTTTAGCATATGCAGACCCGGTGCCAGGAGCTGCACCATTGTGGGGCACCATGTTTTCTGTGGAGGCTGGCTTATGATGTCACAAAACCCCTTGATGGAATGCTGcccatatgtgtatatatatatatatatatatatatatatatatatatatatatatatatatatatatatacacatacacacacacacacacacacacacacacacacacacagttgtatgcaaaagtttgggcacccctggaaaaaatgtatattacaatgaatctttcagtgaacagaagttgacctgaccgctacatggtacaaagttaaacatgacacctttctgcaaattttaatacaggattactatttatttgcatttattacagattcaaaataataaacaaaagtgaacatggagCGTGCAAAAGTTTGGACACCCTTTTGGACCATtcttaattacttcttaaaaagatgattactAAGGCCCGGAAAGGTTGATTCACTCGTTAGGGCTTCAATTAGTCAGGTAAAGTCAATGccagtgttgaactattactctgaagtaacttcataccttctaatccgtcagactgtgatggttgttctgcctggtttcaacaaccatgggctcCTCCAAGCCGATGTCTgaggacttgaaaatgaagataattgactttcacaaaacaggagaAGGCTTTGAAAACACTTCCAGCTAACAATTTCAACTCTCAGAAACACTGTgaagaaatggaagttaaatggaacGGTTAAAGTCAAGGCAAGATCTGGAATACCAAGAAATATTTCACATAGACTTGCTCAAAAACTGGTCAGATCTGTACAACAGAacccacaggtcactgcaaaggaccttcagaacagtttagctgacactggagtagttgttCACAGGTCCACAGTACAGCGTAACTTACACAACAAGGATCTGCATGCAAGAGTTGTCAGAAGGAAACATTTTCTACGACCTCATCACAAAAGTCAGCATCTAAAGtgtgcaaaagaaaaccttgacaagcctgaagctttttggaacaatgtgctttggactgatgaaatGAAAATTGATCTGCTTGGCTACAGCCAAATAATGTACGTTTGGAGAAAAAAGAgtgaagcatttcaagaaaagaacaccttgcCAACTGTTAAGCACGGGGGTGGCTCttatgctttggggttgtgtggcagccagtggaaccGGAAATATTGTGCgggtggaaggaagaatggattcaactaaatatcaacaaatcctagaagctaatgtcctaaagtcagtctgacaatgatccaaaacatacctcaaaatcaaccattaaatatttacaagaaagaaggagaaaggttttggaatggctgtcacagtccccagacttgaatattattgaaaatctgtggggagatctcaaacatgcagtgcatgcaaggagacctaataatctttctgagctggaagagttctgcaaggaagagtgggggaaaaaattccaaaggcaagaatagaaagactcttagctggctacaggaaacgtttggaagcagttatatctgccaaaggaggtgttaccaagtactaattgacagggtgcccaaacttttgcacacGCCATGTtcaattttgtttattattttaaatctgtaataaatgcaaataaagtgTAATCTTGTATTAAAATTTGctgaaaggtgtcatgtttaattttgtaCCATGTAgtggtcaggtcaacttctgttcactgaaagattcactgtaacatacattttttccaggggtgcccaaacttttgcatacaactgtatatatgtgtgtgtgtgtgtgtgtcacacaaatATTGTATATTCTTATAACAAATATTGTATATTCTTATAAAAGAGCAGGTggcataaataagcaaataaaaactattaagaGATTAACAAAATATAAAGGCAAGGCACATTAATGTCCTCAGTAAAGCTGCAACCTTTGCTCTCCTTTTGCATTAAACGTGTTCATTACTACTTCTTTCCACTCACCACAGAATCATCCTGGGGAGTTGTTGCTGTCGTGACCTGAAAGCTGCTCGCTGGCTGTTCATGGGCATTGAAAATGGAAGATACTTGGCTAAATATTGCAGCAGACACACACGTCATAGCAGAAATACAAAGTTGACCGAAACACACTGAAAAGCTGTGCAATTTGTACTgtaaatgaatgatttattaaGGATGGGAGAAGAACAATCTAGTCGTCCGTCGTCGTCCCCCCACCCCTGTGGCTCTGGACACAGGTCTCAAGAGTTCAGTACCTTACAATCAGTACATTACAATCAGTACTTTACTCACATTCGTTGCTTGGGGGTCATGGTAGAAAAGAGACAGTTGGCTTCACAGCAGGATCTCCTGATTGTTAACCGGGCATTTCAATTTGTGTAGAAAAACAGGGGGATAATATTAATCTTACAACAAATTATCAAAAAAGAAATCAGTGAGGAAATTAGATTAAAATCTGAAATCTGTTTTGTCCTTGCTTTCAGTAAAGTAAACATCAAAGTGCCCATATTGGCTTGGGGCTCAGATGAAGTGATTGTGGAACCCCTTGATAATAAAGGTAAAGATACAGGTAACAACAATCTATGGTAATGTTTTTGTTCTATCCggagatatataatataaagttgCTAAAGGCCAGCATACAGTACAATGGGCATTGAGCAAAATTAGTTGTGGTACAAATGTTGCTAATGTATACACTACAAGGAAATTGCTGGAAATTTAAACACTATGTTTCTGAAAACTGTTGCTGTTGAATTTGAAGTGGTGCCTTTGAGTGTGATGAGACTGGTTACATTACGGCACTGTAGATAATGCATGTTGTTTTGAGAGATGATATGGTGATTTTAAGGAAATATTTTGCTTTGTTATCTCTGATATGCTCACAGATAAGTACACTTATTTTGTGCTCGCAAAGAACAAAGCTTGACCCAAAAAGCCTCATCATGTTGCTTGCATTTCttcatttgtaatgtttgttttcctCTAGATCAGTCTAAA
The Polyodon spathula isolate WHYD16114869_AA chromosome 9, ASM1765450v1, whole genome shotgun sequence genome window above contains:
- the nxpe3 gene encoding NXPE family member 3 isoform X1 encodes the protein MWNKLARCAPLFLFLVLSGFIFLLRNIGSIENLNLKTVSALNQLQYHINTALQSRSPHRGIRNLSQCSYPSQERSQDEITEEKLLLGLIAWPDSPRRSAPFKWSTSPFTSSFFILNSRIQFRVGEQLEVMVRMYDFQGKAKQHGGDFLLARIHSPELKAGAVGKVVDHQNGFYSVYFVLLWAGVLRVSVTLVHPSEAVQVLKRLREERPDRVYFKSTFCSLDSFETTECNLCLPSSPRPLCNFTDPHTGEPWFCYKPKLLSCNTRVDHSKGGYLKHLLTGRESLFFQSKVNIKVPILAWGSDEVIVEPLDNKGKDTDQSKLERQTHHNTVKFSPAGFYYQDAWVSNTGLIQQFNNTSITECLQGKAVHLFGDSTVRQWFEYLTDFLPDLTQINLNSPQNVGPFLAVDSEHNILLKYRCHGPPIRFSKVLTSELHYIANELDNITGGKDVVVAFTIWSHFSTFPVQMYIRRLRHIRQAVLRLRARAPETLVVIRTANPQALDPEYSLYNSDWFSLQLDTVLRRMFQGLDVFLVDAWEMTMAHYLPHALHPPPVIVKNQIDVFLSHVCPIKHK
- the nxpe3 gene encoding NXPE family member 3 isoform X2; its protein translation is MWNKLARCAPLFLFLVLSGFIFLLRNIGSIENLNLKTVSALNQLQYHINTALQSRSPHRGIRNLSQCSYPSQERSQDEITEEKLLLGLIAWPDSPRRSAPFKWSTSPFTSSFFILNSRIQFRVGEQLEVMVRMYDFQGKAKQHGGDFLLARIHSPELKAGAVGKVVDHQNGFYSVYFVLLWAGVLRVSVTLVHPSEAVQVLKRLREERPDRVYFKSTFCSLDSFETTECNLCLPSSPRPLCNFTDPHTGEPWFCYKPKLLSCNTRVDHSKGGYLKHLLTGRESLFFQSKVNIKVPILAWGSDEVIVEPLDNKDQSKLERQTHHNTVKFSPAGFYYQDAWVSNTGLIQQFNNTSITECLQGKAVHLFGDSTVRQWFEYLTDFLPDLTQINLNSPQNVGPFLAVDSEHNILLKYRCHGPPIRFSKVLTSELHYIANELDNITGGKDVVVAFTIWSHFSTFPVQMYIRRLRHIRQAVLRLRARAPETLVVIRTANPQALDPEYSLYNSDWFSLQLDTVLRRMFQGLDVFLVDAWEMTMAHYLPHALHPPPVIVKNQIDVFLSHVCPIKHK